The following DNA comes from Thalassoglobus sp. JC818.
GATCGAGTTGTTGGGCAGCATATGTGTAGAGTTCACGATATTCGGGTGAACCCATTCCGTTAAACACTCCATTCGGCGAAAGTCGGACTGCTACCCGTTCCGGCGACCAGACCGAAGTTGTTGCATCGACGATTTCACCGAGGAAACGGTAACGGTTTTCAATACTTCCACCGTATCGATCATCTCTCTGGTTCGTTTTTGACTCCAGAAACTGATTGATCAGGTAGCCGTTCGCAGCATGAATCTCGACACCGTCGAATCCCGCTTCGGCAGCACGGCGTGTCGCATCAGCATAGTCGTCGACGATCATTGGAATCTCATCGGTTTCCAATGCTCTCGGAACTTCGTGCGGCAGCTTTCCTTCAGGTGTGTGGATGTATTCTTCATCAATCGCATTCGCGGAGGCAGAGACCGCTCGTTCGCCGTTGTGGAACGTGCTGTGAGACGCTCGTCCGCAGTGCCAAAGTTGAAGAAACACTTTCCCGTCGACTTCGTGGATGGCATCTGTAATCAACTTCCAACCATCTCTCATCTCATCGGTATAGATCCCTGGCGTTTCATTCCATCCAATTCCCTGCTCAGAGACAACGGTCGCTTCGGTGATAATTAATCCCGCGTCGCTTCGCTGTCGATAATATTCAGCCATTAACTCATTCGGAATTCGTTCTACACCGGAGCGTCCTCTGGTCATCGGAGCCATCGCGATTCGGTTTTTGACTGTGAGATCACGAAGTTGAAACGAAGAGAAAAGGTTTGGAAATGACATGACTAGAATCACTTTCAGATTGGAAGTAGTAAAAAAGTTAAGCGAGATCGAAGAGCAGAATTTCTGACGAATCAGACGAGTGAATGGCCAGAGACGCTTCATCACTGACAGCGACGCCATCTCCAGCTTCCAGCTCTTCACCGGTGAGCGAAACGCTTCCTCTCAAGACTTGAAGCCACGCATGGCGTCCCGGGGCGATTGGATGTTCCACGCTCTGTCCGGGATCGAGTCGCGAGAGAAAGATTTCGGCATCCTGATGAATCTTCAAAGAGCCTCCCTGCTGTGAACGAGACGCAACCCGAAGCAGTTGGTTTCTCATCAACTCATCGTCGAACGACTTTTGTTCGTAGCTCGGCTCGAGACCTTTCTCTTCAGGAAAGATCCAGATTTGATAAAGATGGACCGGTTCGTCACTTGAGGGATTGAATTCGCTGTGCGTAATCCCGGTTCCGGCGGTCATTCTCTGAAACTCACCAGGCCGCAGAATTTCGCCGTTCCCCATCGAGTCACGGTGTTCGAGTGCTCCCTCGAGCACGTAGGTCACGATCTCCATATCCTTATGAGGATGCGTACCAAACCCTTCACCAGGAGCCACCCAGTCTTCATTCATAACACGCAGCGTTCGGAAGTGAATGTGCTTCGGATCGTGATAGGTTGAAAACGAAAACGTATGTGAAGTCTTCAGCCACCCGTGATCAGCACTTCCACGATCATTGGCTTTGCGGACAGTTAACATAGCACTCCCTCCACACCATTAATCTGTTGTTGAAAGTTCACCCACGCGACACTCAGAGTCTTTGCCGAGTGGTTTGCACTCGGCAAGGCACCATTCAAGTTTGTGTGCGAAACAAGTTCACAATCAGCCAGCGAGGATTGCCCCGTCGACTGGAAGCGATGCTCCCGTCGTGAACGATGCATCGTCCGAAGCGAGATAGAGCACAGCCTTGGCGACTTCGCGAACCAATCCGAGTCGTCCAACTGGGACAAACGACTCCATCCCTTTTCGACCTTCCGAGCCAGGTTCTCCAGCGAAGCGATCGACCATAGCGGTTTCAATCGGTCCCGGCGCGACGGAATTCACTCGAATTCCCTGCTGGGCATACTCGAGAGCAGTCGCTCTGGTGATCCCCTCAACTGCGTGCTTGCTTGCCGTGTAGATTGCAGTTCCGGGGATTCCCACATGTCCCAGAACACTGGACGTATTGATGATCACTCCGCCGCCGGATTTCAGCATCGCAGGGATCTCATACTTCTGGCTGAGAAAAACGCCGAGCACATTCACATCAAATGTTTTCCGGTACTCTTCTTCGAGGAATTCGTTCACAGCACCGGTGTGTTCGACGCCCGCGTTGTTGAACGCGACGTCCAGCTTTCCAAACTTCTCGACAGCCGTGTCAATGAGAGCTTTGACTTCGGCTTCATTGGTTACGTCTGTCTTCACGAAGACAGCAGTTCCACCCGCCTTTGTCACTTCGCCGACGATCTCATCGCCTTCGCTTTGACGTCTTCCACCGAAGACGACTTTGGCCCCTTCGCTGGCAAATTGAATCACAGATTCCCGGCCAATCCCGGATGTGCCTCCGGTGACCACGACGACTTTTCCTTCGAACCTCATCTTCACTCTCCCTTAATCACTAGTCAACAATTTACATGTCAACTACTTGAGTAAAAAAACAGAAGACCTTTGAACCACATCACGCCTCGCCTTACCACTTCACAAAGGCGAGTCACCCCACTTCAGAAGATCGCTCTTCGTGGGCAACTTAAGTTTCCATTTGCGTCACACATCCTCTTCGAGGCTCGACCGACACTTCTCGAGAAGGCGAGTCAATTCAGTCAGCTCTTTCTTCGTCATGTGCCCGAGCAATGTTCGATGCAATTCCATGACTGGCTCATCCATCTCTTCAAGAAGTTTCTCGGCTTTCTCAGTCAAGGCGATGTAAATCACCCGCCGATCTTTTTCGCACCGGTCTCGAGTGACCAATTCCGCTTTCTCTAACCGATCAATCAGTCCCGTGATCGCTGGGACAACTTGAATCATGCGATTGGCGACTTCCAGGCATGGCATCGGATCCCCTTCACCGCGAAGGATGCGCAACACATTGTACTGAGAAGCTGTCAGCCCAAACTTCCGAAAGAGACGGCCGAACCGATTCTCGAACTGGTCGTTCGTACGTAACAGATTCAGCATCGCTTCCTGCTCGGGCAGGTCGAATGGGTTGCGTTTCTTCAATTCGCTTTGCAGTTTTCCAGACATCACACCAAGACTTCTAAAATCACTTCGCACGACGATAGTTTACATGTCGAGTATTATTCGTCAAGAGGTGATACGGTAATTTTGTCTCATGGTTCACACCACCTGACAAACCACAGGAAAGAACAAACCGAGCGGAATCCTGAACCCGAGGGTTCAATCGAGTGCTCCTGAAAGAGTATCTTGCAGCGACTTCAGAAACTCAGCTCATGACCGTCTCGCACGACGAACGCTTTTATGCCGACGATTCGACTTCGCATTGCCTACGATGGAACCAACTACAGCGGATGGCAAGTTCAGCCCAACGAAACCACCGTGCAGGGTGTGATCGAAGCAGCGATTCACAAGCTGACCGGCGAAGCGATTAGCGTGCTCTGTGCAGGTCGGACTGATTCAGGAGTGCATGCCCTGGGGCAGATAGCGAGTTTCCGAAGCAACTTCAACATCCCTCCCCACCGTTGGCGGCCCGCTTTGCAGTCTCACCTTCCCGAGGATGTCGTCATTCTGGAGTCGGACCAGGTTGCTGATGAATTTCATGCCACATTTTCCGCTGTGTCAAAACGCTATCGTTACGTCATTCACAACAGCGTTGTCGAACACCCGTTCTGGCGGAAATTTGTGTGGAGAATCGCTCAGTCTCTCGATGAAACCGCGATGCACGAAGCGGCTCAGGTTCTCGTGGGGACACACGATTTTCGAAGCTTTGAATCTCACTGGCCGAACAAGGCGACCAGCGTACGAACCGTCCGTGCCATCTCCCTCCGACGGCACTCCGACTGGAATCTCTGGTCTGCATTGAATTCGAACGAGACAGAATCGAACGAAATCTCTGCATCGAATCGGACCACGAATGAAGCCACTGGAGATTTCATCAGCCTTGAAATTGAAGCGGATGGTTTTCTTTACAACATGGTCCGCACAATTACCGGGACCCTCGTCAACATCGGTCGAGGGACGTGGACCAAGGAAAATCTCCTCGACATCCTCAATGCACAGGACAGAAAAATCGCCGGAGCAACTGCACCGGCCTGCGGGCTCTATTTGGCCCAAGTCCATTACCCGCAGGAGTTACTGACACCACCTGAGAACGAATCGAGTCAGTAAGCAAACTGACCTAAAACACTGCAGCCGGCGGACGTGAGTTACTCGTCCGTTCCCTGTTTTCTGGTTTCAGAAGATTCCTCCCCAGAAGCTGGAGCGTCCCCTGATCTCTTGGCGACTGATGTGCCAGGCTTGAGTTGCGGGCCGGTCTTGTAGCGATCGAGAATTTCTTTCAGCTCGTCCGAATTCATGACTTCCTTCTTGAGAAGCTCTTGCGTCATTTCTTCGAGGACGTTCTTCTGGCTCCGGACAATCTCCCTCGCCGTCTCCATTGCTTCGTCGATGATCCGGCGTACTTCCAGATCAATCTCTCGCAAAGTTTGCTCGCTGTGAGCGAACTCCGCACTCGATTGCGACACGCCTTGCAGGAACGGCGAGCGTTTGGACTCTCGGTAATTGACGCGTCCCAGCTTGGGACTCATCCCAAACTCCATGACCATTCTGCGGGCCATGGATGTACTTTGTTCGAGATCGTTCTGCGGGCCAGATGATGTTTCATCGAAGAACAGCTCCTCAGCCGCGATCCCTCCCAGCGCGACGCAAATTCGGTTTTCAAGCTCCGTTTGAGTGACGAGATGACGATCGTCTTCCGGTCGCTGGAGCATGTACCCCAACGCTCCAAATCCACGAGGAATGATCGAAATCTTGTGAACTGGATCGGTCTGCGGCAGCGATGAAGCAACCAGAGCGTGTCCACATTCGTGATACGCGACCCGTAGTTTTTCGTCTTCTTGAATCAGTCTCGACGACTTTTCGAGACCTGCCACGACGCGTTCAATGCCTTCTTCAAACTCGACCATTGAAACGGCAGATTTATTCGCTCGGGCTGCGAGCAAGGCAGCTTCGTTGACCAGATTGGCTAAATCAGCTCCGACGAATCCCGGAGTCAGTTTCGCGATGCGTTTCAGATCGACATCATCGTCCATCTTAATTTTCTGAGCATGCACCTGCAGGATCTTCTCACGACCTTTATAGTCAGCCCGATCGACGAGAACATGCCTGTCGAATCGGCCCGGTCGCATGAGGGCTGGGTCGAGTGTTTCTGGACGATTTGTCGCTCCCATCACGATCACACTCTGATCGGAGGAGAAGCCATCCATCTCAACGAGCAATGCGTTGAGAGTTTGTTCTCGTTCGTCGTGCCCGCCGGGCATCCCGCTTCCGCGGGTTTTTCCGAGAGCATCTAATTCATCGATGAAAATAATGCTTGGAGACTTCTGAACTGCTTGTGCGAACATGTCTCGAACTCGAGCTGCTCCGACACCGACAAACATCTCCACAAAGTCTGAACCGGAGAGACTGAAGAACGGAACACCAGCTTCACCAGCGACAGCTTTCGCGAGCAGCGTCTTTCCCGTACCCGGCGGACCGACGAGTAGAACTCCGCGCGGAATTCGACCGCCGAGTGCCTGATATTTGCCGGGCGTTCGCAGAAACTCAACCACTTCTCTGAGCTCTTCGACCGCTTCGTCGATCCCAGCCACATCGTCGAAAGTAACTTTCACGTCATCTTCAGCCATCAAGCGACCGCGACTTCGACCGAATGACATGGCTTGTCCGGGGCCACCCATACGTCGCAGAAAGACGATAAAGATGAGCACAACCGCAGCCATCAGCATGATGGAGAAGATCGTCCCCCACTCAGTCTGTGGAGAAGTTCCTGTGAAATCGATACCAGACTCTTCGAGCAAATCAGTCAGCTTATCCAGATCCTGAGGCGAGATCCCTCCGACTGGAATCCGGTAGCGTTTCATCGCTTCGGCAGTTTCTTCAGAGTCTGCCGCACTCGCTACGGTTTCGGCATGAGAAGATGACTCTTCCGCTGCAGAGCTGGACTCCTCGGTCGGTGAATCCTGCGACTCAGCTGAAGCTGTCTCTTCGTCCGTTGACTTTGATTTGGGCTGATCCTGGAAAGTGATGTATTCCAATCCAAGTCGCAGTTCATGGACGTTCTGGGAATTGAACTCGCCGGATTTCAGTCCACGTACGAACTTGCCGAAGGTCAATTCGTTGGCGTGACCATTCTCGTTGACCCACGACCAAAGCAGAATCGCTACGATCAGGCCGATCAGCAGATACCAGAAAGTTGGACCGGAAGGCTTTTCACCCTTGGTCTTTTTGTTTTGTTCCGACGATTCTTTTTCTGGTGGGAGCGAGGTCATCAGCTCAACATCCTTGGGAAGTGGTTCGTTGCTCTTCTCTTACTCAATTAGATCGCAGCGAAATTCAGCCGGAATTTGTCTGTACGAAAATATTCCGGCCAGCAATTACCTCTTGAAGTGAGGTGCATCGCTGCACATCGAGCATGATTCGGAGCAAAATCCGTTCACATTTTCGATGTAATTTGCATTTTGGAAGTGCATTTTCGCAACTCTAGACCGCACCAACAGATCGGTCAACACCTGAGTGATTGCGGCAGACATTTTGCCTCACCCGAACTCCATTGCCTGGTGAGTGATGCGTCTAATCGGTGTATTCTATTCCGCTCCCGTCTCAGCTCCGGGAGAATCTGGCAGAATTTTGAGACGGACCGGCAGCGTCGCGTGTCCGCCAGCGTTGCCTGTTCGCAAGTGGAATAATCGAGTCTGCGGCTGCACCCAATCATCGGCGGTGATGAAGAACTCTCTCTGACTCTGATTCTCCAGCAGCAAAAGTCCGTTCAGGCCAATGTTGTCCACGTAGAGGCCGTGCGAGAGATTCCGACCGGAGTCTTCGTTTCCGAAGGAAATGAGTCCGTCGTATTCATTCCGTTCAGCTTGCACCTCAAGCATGATGGTTTCGCCCGGACGAATTTCGAACTCAAGAATTCCGGAATCGCTGGTCGCTACAGGTTGAGCACCTCCATCGGCAGGTCCGATCGCGAGATGGAGTTTCGGAGCTGCTTCCACGGAAACTTCGTCGAATCCATCAACCGAATGACGAACGATTTCGCCACGGATGTTCGCGGTCGCGGTGAACTCAATCCGAGACAGTTCTTCCTCAGTCAATTTCTCCGCTCCGGGATCTGCGATCAAAACAGCTTGAGCTTCGATCTGCTCTTCTTCGATCGTTACTGGAAGCGAACTGCGGAATCTTTCAGGAAGGCCAGCGACGTCGACAGTGATTTCTCCATCAAAATTGTCGAGCCGGTCGACTTTGATTCGGAACTCCGCTGCACCTCCGGAAGGCACATTCAGCTTGCGATCGACGAGCTGCGTTTTGAAATCAGGAGTTCGAGACCGCGCGATCAACTTATAATGATAATTCTCGCCCGACATTCCCCGGACATCACGAATTCTCAACACGTACTGACCGGTTTTCGGAGCGACGAAAAAGAGTCGAGAGTCTTTGCCGAGCTGACGTCTTGCTTCGTCGTCGTTCTCATAATTGACGGTAAAAATCGGAAGCCCGTTGGGAATGATTTCACTTCCGGGCGGATACGGTCGGACGATGTAACATGGCTCGCCGAGGGCGTGCGCAAGCGGAGTCGTGTCGAAGTATCCCCAACGATTTCCGCTCCCCGGATAAACATCGTAGCCTGAGTCCGGACCTCGCGGGTAAAGCCACAGCTTGACGACCTCGCCGTTGGCATACAGGTATTCATTGAGCGTCATCTCATCCCAATTGAAGACACGGAAGTCATTCGACTGGTCCGCCGTTTTCCCTCGGAATGTAAAGTAGCTGTCGCGGACCGCTTGCAGCAGGACTCGCTCAACCGGTTTCCCGGACTCATCGCGAATGTCGATGATCGAATCGAGCATCGATTTCGACCGGGCAGCATCGACCTCAAAGACCCACTCTTCACCTTCTTCTGCAGAGAATCGGAAGCAGTCTTCGTCGGCTGCTCCCTCTGCATGGATCAATCCTGTAATCGTGACAGGGAGTGAAACATCCTGTGCTGACTCAACCGATTGATTCGGCTCAACTTCAGCGACAGTCGAAGATGGCTTGTCTTCGTTGACCTTTGGACGAATTTCAATCGCAACCTGCTCTTTGACGCGTGATCCTCGCTTCGAGTTTTTCTTGATCGGATAGAAGTCGAGCGTTCCATCCATGCGGCCAACGACAAATTCATCTCCGTTCGGGGAGATCGACAGAGCCATCGCCACTTCGGGTTGGTTTTCGAGGACTTGTGTTTCCGTCAGCCCAGCGGTTTCCCAAACTTTGATTGACCGATCATCAGAAACTGAGACGAGTGACTGGCCATCTGCAGTATATTGCAGTTGAACGATCGGACCCTCGTGAGCAAATCGTGCATAGACGATCGGATTGATCCTGGCTTCTGATCGAGAAACGAACTTCCAGACGCGAATTCGATTGTCCGCCCCGGCAGCTGCGATGTGATTTCCATCGGGAGAAAACGCAACGCAATACTGTTCTCGTAATGGCTGACCGAGAGTATCCAATCGAGCACCGTCTCGAACTCGCCAGACTTTGCAAGTTGCATCCGCACTGGCACTCGCGAGAGTCGTTCCGTCCGGGCTGAATGCGATGTCATAGACAGCCCCATTATGTCCCGACAATGTCCGAACTGGCTTTCCGGTTTTGATATCCCAGAGAATGATGTCTTTGTCGTAGCTGCAAGTGGCGAGCAGCGTTCCATCGGGCGAGACTTCGGCGTCGTAGATCAAGTCGCGATGCCCTTGGACCTCGAGCACTTTCCTCCCGAGAGGCCATTCCCACAGCGTCGCGACACCACCCAAGCCAGCGACACCCGAAGCAGTGACCAGTTTTCCGCCACCCAGACAGAAATGAACCGAACTGACTTTCCCGTTCAGATCTGACAACTGAGACACGGAATGCCAGTGTTGTTTCTTCTTTCCGGTTTCAACATCTCGCGTTCGAAGCTGTCGCTGCATCTCGACATTTCCGAATCGGGCAATCGCCAGAGCATCCCCGGTCATCGACCAATCAACCGCGGTGATCGGCTTCAATTCAGTTCGTGAAGGAACGTCAGGTGTCTTGAGCGTCATACGATCCGGTTCTTCTCCTTCCGGACCGCGTGCTCCCTCTTCGAGCCAAAGCCGAATCTTTTCAACTTCCTCAGCAGTGGGTGCAGGTTCATCTTCAGGCGGCATCTTCGGCTCATCAGCTCCGGAAATCAGCCGGAAAACGAGGCTGGATTGAGGATCGCCTGCCAGAAATGCTGGCCGATCCTCGACACCTTCACTCATGGAGCGAAACGACTCCGCAGAGAACTCGCCCTCGCGGTCTGCATCGTTATGGCATCCTGCACAATACTTTTGAAAGATCGGCGCGATCTCCGTGGAATAGTCCACTTCAGCTATCGCCTGTTGTGGCAAAACGGCAGCAGCCACGAAAGCGAAGAAGATGGCTAAATCAATACAACGATCACGCATCACGGAGTTTTCCTCTGAGCATGTGGGAGAAATTCACATGGGCTCATTTTAGAATCCAACTCCGAGTTTCGCACCAATCAACAAGAAATAATATGAACTCGTTGAGTGCCCCGTCCTCGATGCTTGGTTACTCACCCTCATCAGGAGAGAAAGTACCAGTGCCCGGGAGCACTGAATTCACAAGCGGAATGCTGGGGTTGGGATCGGCAAGGATCTCAGCCAGTGTGGTCTTTCGGAAAGCTTCTTCCATGACCTCAAATGCCTGATCCATCCGAGAATGCAGCGGACACAGGTGTTCCCCGTGTGAAGGGAGTCCCAGCGGACATGTCTTGATCCGTCCGATCGGTTCGACAGCATTGACGACATCAAGAATTGTCAGCGTCTCGGGGGGAATCGCGAGTGAAATTCCGCCACCGACTCCACGTTGAGAATTGAGAATCCCCTCGCCGCGAAGCCCCTGCATGACTTTCGAGAGATACGCCTGCGGGACTTTCGTTGCTTCAGCGATCTGCGAAGTGGTTTTTCCCTGCGGAGCGACAGACGCCAGATAGACGACCGCTCGCAAGGCATACTCAACAGTCTGCGACAGCATCAACTCATCTCCGCAGCAACATCAGCAGGGAATCAGGCTACTTGACGATAGACCCAATGATCCCCTTCGACAACACGCATCGGCAAGCACAATCGACAATCTCTCGAAACCGAGACCCGGAGAATTGACAGGCGTTGATGCATTCGGAACGGAAATGCCGCTCAATCGATGACACTTTGCTTCCAAGACGCTCGAAATCGTCTTTCGATCGCAGTCACATTCGGAATCGATTTCTTAGTCCAGCTCAGCATAAGTTGACGTCGTCGTTCCGGAGAAATTCCCCAACCTGGGCTAGAGCTGCGAACTTTCGCAGTCAGTTCCTGCATTGCCAGTGCTGCTGCCACCGACACGTTGTAGCTTTCAACAAAGCCATACATCGGCAGATGAGCCCGATACGCCGCCCCTTCGATCACCTCATCCGGGAGCCCGGTCTTCTCGGTTCCGAATGCGAGCACGAGATTCTCTTCCACTGGAAGTGAAGCGACAGTTTGACTTCCGGCCGATTCCGGAACCATCGCGACCACCTGAAAGCCCTTTTGATCGAGACATTCCAGCGATCGATCCAATGCTCCTGGTCCCGAATCGCGTTGGATCGTCAACCAACGATCGGATCCCCGTGCGATATCTCGATTTGGAGAGAACTCCTTTTCCTGCTCCACGACAAAGACATCCTGAATCCCGAACGCATCGCAGCTTCGCAACACGGCACTCGCATTGTGACTCTGATAGACATCAAACAACATCAATGCAATCGATGCGATCCGTTGATCGAGAACCTCTGCAATCCGCTGTCTGCGATGAGGAGTTAGAAACTCATTTAAAAACTCCTGAAAGGCTGCTTCGTATTCTGGCATCGGACTCTTGTTTCGAAACGAACTCTTGGATAACCTGCGTGTCTCCCAACCAGTTACTGGTTGACCATGTGGTGGGCATAGCTCAGTTGGTTAGAGCGCCTGATTGTGGTTCAGGAGGTCGCGGGTTCAAATCCCGTTGCTCACCCTCTCTTTTCTTATGCAAGTATTCTGAACTTGCACGTTTTCTTCAGTTGTTTCGCACCCAGGCAGCGGCATTGCGAGCAGTCTGACTGACAACATCAACTCGCTCACTTGTCGACGAGGCACTTCAATGTCGGGCGCAGTGCTTCTCAGCGGCGACTCATCGCCACATTGGATTCACGAAACTGATGGAAGGGACCGGCACAATCTCCTTGCGAAATCCCAATCCGCCCTGCAATTCTCGGAAGCTATTGGAATGCCGAGACTTTGACAACCTGCTCCCGCGCATTAACATGCAATTGAGAACTCCCTTGTGAGTTCTGCGGTGCCAACCTCTTCAGCTCTGTCGGATCAATTACCATGTCCATCCCGGTGACCCATCGTGACATTGACGGAGTTCAGGTGCTCGTCATTGGAATTGACGATGTCAGCATCTCCGAGGATGCACTCGAAGAAATCAGCCAGAAGCTCCTCGATTACACAGTCAGCATTCCCCCGCAAGTGGTCGTCGATATGCAGCATATCGACTTCTTCGGGTCGTCCTTCATCGAAACGCTGTTTCGCATGTGGAATCGAATCAAAGCAGTCGACGGTGGACGATTTGCACTGAGTGGGCTTCGCCCCTATTGCCTCGAGGTTCTGCAGGTCACCAACCTGACCTCCGTTTGGCCCATTTACCCCGACGTTGATACAGCAGTCGCCTCTTTCAACGACAGCCGGGCCGAGTCATAAACTCTCTTGCGAACTCGTTCGCCACTTCAGCGGACTGGGTCACTCTCTTCTGAAGGTGCTTCCTTGATCGGAACACGAACGAGAATGTCGGCCTCTTCGACCTTCACTTCGTAGCAGTCTGTCTTGATGTCGGACTTTGGATTGTCCATCCATTTCCCATCTTCAAGGCGAAATCGCCAGGCATGCCACGGGCAACTCACCTGACCATCTTCGACGTAGCCCGCTGAAAGCGATGCACCCATGTGAGGACAAAGATCGTTGATCGCGAGGTATTCTCCGCTCACATTGAAGATCGCGATCAGCTTTCCATTCACCGGATAGGTCCGCCCTTCCCCATCAGGAATCTCACCAGTCTTCGCGACTGCAACAAACTCGTCCATCCAACCTCTCCTTTTCGAACATTGTTCGAACGCAATCGAACTCATCAACAACTTCAGCCCATTTTCAGCGTTCCGATGCGCTCACTCAGATTTTCTTTTCAGAGTTCGCTTGATTGAAAAGCCAACGATCAAATGAAAGAACGTCTGGTTTATGCTGACAAAAACCAGACGTTCTTTTCGGCTTTTCAATACCTGCTGAGCGATTGTGCCAGCCGGACTTCAGCTCACTAGGAACCGATTGCAATCAGAGTGAAACCCTTGGCTTTCAAACCGTTTTCCGCCAGGATTTGACCGACAGACTTGCTGTCGTCTTTCGCGAAAGGCTGTTCGGTCAGAACACCTGCTTCGTCGCGGTAGAAGACCTTCATTCGACCATCAACGATTTTCTCGATGATGTTTTCAGGTTTTCCGGAAGCCTTGGCTTCTTCTGTCAGGCGAGCACGTTCCACTTCGACCACGGCTGGATCGAGTTCTTCGACCAGTGTGACGACGGGCCGCATCGCTGCGATGTGCATAGCGATGTCACGCAGAACGGCAGGATCTTTTGCTTCGCCTTCTGCCTGAAACAGAACGGCGGTCTTTCCGTCGTGGTGAACGT
Coding sequences within:
- a CDS encoding Rrf2 family transcriptional regulator; this translates as MLSQTVEYALRAVVYLASVAPQGKTTSQIAEATKVPQAYLSKVMQGLRGEGILNSQRGVGGGISLAIPPETLTILDVVNAVEPIGRIKTCPLGLPSHGEHLCPLHSRMDQAFEVMEEAFRKTTLAEILADPNPSIPLVNSVLPGTGTFSPDEGE
- a CDS encoding RNA methyltransferase; the protein is MPEYEAAFQEFLNEFLTPHRRQRIAEVLDQRIASIALMLFDVYQSHNASAVLRSCDAFGIQDVFVVEQEKEFSPNRDIARGSDRWLTIQRDSGPGALDRSLECLDQKGFQVVAMVPESAGSQTVASLPVEENLVLAFGTEKTGLPDEVIEGAAYRAHLPMYGFVESYNVSVAAALAMQELTAKVRSSSPGWGISPERRRQLMLSWTKKSIPNVTAIERRFRASWKQSVID
- a CDS encoding STAS domain-containing protein, which gives rise to MSIPVTHRDIDGVQVLVIGIDDVSISEDALEEISQKLLDYTVSIPPQVVVDMQHIDFFGSSFIETLFRMWNRIKAVDGGRFALSGLRPYCLEVLQVTNLTSVWPIYPDVDTAVASFNDSRAES
- a CDS encoding Rieske 2Fe-2S domain-containing protein, whose protein sequence is MDEFVAVAKTGEIPDGEGRTYPVNGKLIAIFNVSGEYLAINDLCPHMGASLSAGYVEDGQVSCPWHAWRFRLEDGKWMDNPKSDIKTDCYEVKVEEADILVRVPIKEAPSEESDPVR